One genomic window of Sporosarcina ureae includes the following:
- a CDS encoding helix-turn-helix domain-containing protein: MNEFGKRLRKLREQKKMTLRYLAERANLSYSFIASLEKGRYNPSRESICALASALDVDRNELLILAGFIPNDKSDQVYISSKDELNTKEMALEKLLEEKVSYNGIQLSTLEKNALLAFVKTMVSLKK, encoded by the coding sequence TTGAATGAGTTTGGGAAACGCTTGCGGAAACTCCGAGAACAAAAAAAAATGACATTACGTTATTTGGCTGAACGTGCTAATCTTAGCTATTCCTTCATTGCTTCATTGGAAAAAGGAAGATATAACCCTTCACGTGAATCAATTTGTGCATTAGCGTCTGCATTAGATGTGGATAGGAATGAACTACTAATATTGGCCGGCTTTATACCAAATGATAAGTCTGATCAAGTATATATTTCTTCAAAAGACGAACTAAATACTAAAGAAATGGCTCTTGAAAAGTTATTAGAAGAAAAGGTTTCTTACAATGGCATACAACTATCAACTTTAGAGAAAAATGCTTTATTGGCTTTCGTAAAAACCATGGTCAGTTTAAAAAAATAA
- the rsmI gene encoding 16S rRNA (cytidine(1402)-2'-O)-methyltransferase, whose protein sequence is MTSQKSAEATEFGKLFIVGTPIGNLEDMTYRAVRILQEADYIAAEDTRNTIKLCNHFEINTQMISYHEHNTRVAGEKIIELLQEGKDIAIVSDAGMPCISDPGADLVELAIEKGIAVVPVPGPNAAITALVASGITPQPFLFFGFLSRQKKELKIQLEKLQHYEETLLFYEAPHRLKQTLRGLGEQFGDERKIVMARELTKRFEEFLRGTIAEAIEWAESNEIRGEFCLVVEGNQNVQLEIATAWWTDLSIKQHVEQIIEEKEVRSKDAIKEVADVRELSKRDVYQAYHVE, encoded by the coding sequence ATTACGTCACAAAAGAGTGCCGAAGCAACAGAGTTCGGAAAATTGTTCATCGTAGGCACACCAATCGGCAACCTCGAAGATATGACATACCGTGCAGTCCGGATCTTACAGGAAGCAGATTATATTGCGGCGGAGGATACGCGTAATACGATTAAATTATGTAATCATTTTGAGATTAACACACAAATGATCAGCTATCACGAGCATAATACGCGTGTGGCGGGAGAAAAAATTATAGAACTCCTTCAAGAAGGGAAGGATATTGCCATTGTCAGTGATGCGGGAATGCCATGTATTTCAGATCCCGGTGCAGATCTCGTGGAATTGGCGATTGAAAAAGGAATTGCTGTCGTTCCCGTGCCGGGACCGAATGCAGCTATTACAGCATTAGTAGCTTCAGGTATTACACCGCAACCATTTCTGTTTTTCGGATTTCTATCGCGTCAAAAGAAGGAATTAAAAATACAGCTTGAGAAATTACAGCACTATGAAGAAACATTGTTATTTTACGAAGCTCCACATCGTTTAAAACAAACATTGCGCGGTTTAGGAGAACAATTTGGAGATGAACGGAAGATTGTGATGGCCCGTGAATTGACGAAGCGGTTTGAAGAGTTCTTAAGAGGAACGATTGCAGAAGCAATTGAGTGGGCAGAATCCAATGAAATCAGAGGGGAGTTCTGTTTGGTTGTGGAAGGTAATCAAAACGTGCAACTCGAAATCGCGACTGCCTGGTGGACAGATTTATCGATTAAACAGCATGTCGAGCAGATAATAGAAGAAAAGGAAGTTCGTTCGAAAGATGCAATCAAGGAAGTGGCAGATGTTCGTGAGTTGAGTAAACGAGATGTTTATCAGGCATATCACGTGGAATAA
- a CDS encoding GIY-YIG nuclease family protein: MEKNEHFFYVLTCNDGSYYAGYTNDLERRLRVHNEGKGAKYTRGRLPVKYIYQESFETQRQAMQAEYQFKQLTRKQKEHYIKKERST; the protein is encoded by the coding sequence ATGGAGAAGAATGAACATTTCTTCTATGTGCTGACATGTAATGATGGATCATACTATGCTGGATATACGAATGACTTAGAACGCCGCTTGCGTGTACATAATGAAGGAAAAGGTGCAAAGTATACGAGAGGACGTCTGCCTGTAAAGTACATTTATCAAGAATCATTTGAAACACAGCGACAAGCGATGCAAGCAGAATATCAGTTTAAGCAATTAACCCGAAAACAAAAAGAACACTATATAAAAAAGGAGCGGTCCACATGA
- the tmk gene encoding dTMP kinase, with translation MAGLFISFEGPEGAGKTTVLQEIAERLKAQGQDVVMTREPGGIPIAEKIREVILDSNHSAMDGKTEALLYAAARRQHLVEKIIPALKQNKIVLCDRFIDSSLAYQGFARDLGIDEVLAINLFAIEEYMPDCTIFFDVPPEVGLARIWRDKDREQNRLDLEKVEFHEQVYKGYQEVMLRDEGRIRVVDAQQLPAQVIENVWQIVSSEVNLHKNS, from the coding sequence ATGGCAGGATTATTTATTAGTTTTGAAGGGCCGGAAGGGGCTGGTAAGACGACCGTATTGCAAGAAATTGCAGAACGCCTAAAGGCACAAGGGCAAGATGTGGTCATGACACGAGAACCGGGTGGTATTCCTATTGCAGAAAAAATTCGTGAAGTTATCTTGGATTCAAATCACAGTGCGATGGACGGCAAGACGGAAGCATTGTTGTATGCAGCCGCGCGCAGACAACATTTAGTAGAGAAAATTATACCTGCACTAAAGCAGAACAAAATTGTATTATGCGATCGTTTCATTGACAGTTCATTGGCATATCAAGGATTTGCACGTGATTTAGGCATTGATGAAGTACTGGCAATCAACTTGTTCGCGATTGAGGAATATATGCCGGATTGCACAATTTTCTTCGATGTACCGCCTGAAGTAGGACTAGCCCGAATATGGAGAGATAAAGACCGTGAACAGAACCGTCTGGATTTAGAAAAAGTGGAATTTCATGAGCAAGTGTACAAAGGTTATCAAGAAGTGATGCTACGGGATGAAGGGCGAATCCGAGTGGTAGACGCTCAACAATTACCAGCACAAGTGATTGAAAATGTTTGGCAAATTGTAAGTTCAGAAGTCAACTTACATAAGAATTCGTGA
- a CDS encoding tRNA1(Val) (adenine(37)-N6)-methyltransferase, with protein sequence MVNLESDERLDYLLAEDLRIIQSPSVFSFSLDAVLLARFAYMPIRGGKVVDLCTGNGVIPLFMSARTKGEIIGIELQERLADMAQRSIALNGLEEQITIENENVIGIAKKIGYELYDTVTCNPPYFPANDASARNKSEYYTIARHEVELTLDQAVKSASELLKQGGKAAFVHRPGRLLDIITSMRQYRLEPKRIRFVYPKEGKEANTLLIEAIKDGKPDLKILPPLYVYRENGEYTEEVRQLLYGEE encoded by the coding sequence ATTGTGAACCTAGAAAGTGATGAACGACTAGACTATTTATTAGCGGAGGACTTGCGCATCATTCAAAGTCCTTCTGTTTTTTCCTTTTCGCTAGATGCAGTGTTGTTGGCTCGTTTTGCCTATATGCCGATCCGTGGAGGAAAGGTTGTAGATTTGTGCACAGGTAACGGTGTAATCCCTTTGTTTATGAGTGCTCGGACGAAAGGTGAAATCATCGGTATTGAATTGCAAGAACGCTTAGCGGATATGGCACAAAGAAGTATAGCGCTAAACGGTCTGGAAGAACAGATTACCATTGAAAACGAGAACGTCATAGGTATTGCAAAAAAAATCGGTTATGAGTTATATGATACCGTCACATGCAATCCGCCTTATTTCCCGGCAAATGATGCAAGTGCTAGAAATAAAAGTGAGTATTATACGATTGCTAGGCATGAAGTGGAGCTTACACTTGATCAAGCAGTAAAGTCTGCAAGTGAATTATTGAAACAAGGTGGAAAAGCTGCTTTTGTCCACCGTCCCGGTAGACTCCTAGACATCATCACATCCATGAGACAGTATCGACTAGAACCGAAGCGTATTCGTTTTGTTTATCCGAAAGAAGGGAAAGAAGCGAATACACTATTGATCGAGGCAATTAAGGATGGAAAACCTGATCTTAAAATTCTTCCTCCTTTATATGTCTATCGAGAAAACGGAGAGTATACAGAAGAAGTGAGGCAGTTATTGTATGGAGAAGAATGA
- a CDS encoding PSP1 domain-containing protein translates to MFKVVGVRFKKAGKLYYFDSLDMPIEIGDYVIVETARGVEYGKVASRSNEIDDEDVVLPLKKIIRLADDGDRERVKENEQEANEAFDVCAEKIIEHQLDMRLVDVEYTFDRNKIVFYFTAEGRVDFRNLVKDLAAIFRTRIELRQIGVRDEAKMLGGIGPCGRMLCCSTFLGDFEPVSIKMAKDQNLSLNPSKISGLCGRLMCCLKYENDEYEEAKALMPDLGKQVVTQDGVGKVVGLNLLERVLQVNMPAFERVVEYAWSEIEDLQKETAQLTK, encoded by the coding sequence TTGTTTAAAGTCGTAGGCGTCCGCTTTAAAAAGGCGGGGAAATTATATTATTTTGATTCCTTGGATATGCCAATTGAAATTGGCGACTATGTCATTGTGGAAACCGCAAGAGGCGTAGAGTACGGTAAAGTAGCCAGTCGAAGTAATGAAATAGATGATGAAGATGTCGTCCTGCCACTGAAAAAGATCATTCGTCTTGCAGATGATGGTGATCGTGAACGTGTGAAAGAGAATGAGCAAGAGGCAAATGAAGCGTTTGATGTCTGCGCTGAAAAAATCATAGAACATCAATTAGATATGCGTTTAGTAGATGTAGAATATACATTTGACCGTAATAAAATTGTCTTTTACTTTACTGCTGAAGGTCGCGTGGACTTCCGCAATCTAGTAAAGGATCTTGCTGCGATTTTCCGGACGAGAATCGAATTGCGCCAAATCGGTGTACGTGATGAAGCGAAAATGCTAGGTGGGATTGGTCCATGTGGTAGAATGCTTTGCTGTTCAACATTTTTAGGAGATTTTGAGCCGGTATCCATTAAGATGGCAAAAGATCAAAACCTTTCACTGAACCCATCGAAGATTTCAGGTCTATGCGGTCGCTTGATGTGTTGCTTGAAGTATGAAAATGATGAATATGAAGAAGCGAAAGCGCTAATGCCCGATCTTGGTAAACAAGTAGTGACACAAGATGGAGTAGGAAAGGTAGTCGGACTGAACTTATTGGAGCGTGTGCTTCAAGTGAATATGCCGGCATTTGAACGAGTAGTGGAATATGCGTGGAGTGAGATTGAGGATTTACAGAAAGAAACAGCTCAATTGACTAAATGA
- the yabA gene encoding DNA replication initiation control protein YabA, translating into MKEVNFLDRVMDFEQQLDSMQKQFRELIGFVAEMTEENHSLRLENHHLRTRLDEIDKITQEIEEAARDERPKKLDVGEGVDNLARLYNEGFHVCNVHYGSSRKGEDCLFCLSFLNKQNG; encoded by the coding sequence TTGAAAGAAGTGAACTTCCTTGACAGGGTAATGGATTTTGAACAACAGTTGGATTCTATGCAAAAACAATTCAGGGAACTTATTGGATTTGTTGCAGAGATGACTGAAGAAAACCACTCGCTTCGTCTGGAAAACCATCATCTACGAACGCGACTCGATGAAATCGATAAGATTACACAAGAAATAGAAGAGGCCGCGCGTGATGAACGTCCAAAGAAGCTTGACGTGGGCGAAGGCGTAGACAATCTAGCTCGTTTGTACAATGAAGGTTTCCATGTGTGCAATGTCCACTATGGCAGTAGCCGTAAAGGCGAAGATTGTCTATTCTGCCTGTCATTCTTAAATAAACAGAACGGTTGA
- a CDS encoding cyclic-di-AMP receptor — MKLIVAVVQDQDSNRLSSALTKSDFRNTKLASTGGFLRAGNTTFLMGVEDELVSKALDLIRDNCRSRDQMVAPVSPMGGNADSYIPYPIEVEVGGATVFVLPIEQFHHF, encoded by the coding sequence TTGAAACTGATTGTAGCAGTGGTACAGGACCAGGACAGTAACCGATTATCTTCCGCATTGACTAAAAGTGATTTTCGGAACACAAAATTAGCCAGTACAGGTGGATTTCTTCGCGCAGGTAACACAACGTTTCTAATGGGTGTGGAAGATGAGTTAGTCTCCAAGGCACTGGATTTAATTCGTGATAATTGCCGTTCTCGGGATCAAATGGTCGCACCAGTTTCACCAATGGGCGGTAATGCGGATTCATATATTCCGTATCCAATTGAAGTAGAAGTAGGCGGAGCTACTGTATTTGTCTTGCCAATTGAACAGTTCCACCATTTTTGA
- a CDS encoding AbrB/MazE/SpoVT family DNA-binding domain-containing protein, whose protein sequence is MKSTGIVRKVDELGRVVIPIELRRTLGIEQKDALEIYVDDDKIILKKYMPNMTCSITGEVSDDNLRLIDGKLILSPEGAKQLMDEIQNKIN, encoded by the coding sequence ATGAAGTCTACTGGAATTGTAAGAAAAGTTGATGAGCTAGGCCGTGTTGTGATCCCGATTGAACTTCGTCGTACGCTCGGTATCGAGCAAAAAGACGCGTTAGAAATATACGTGGACGACGATAAAATTATCTTGAAAAAGTACATGCCTAATATGACATGTTCTATTACAGGAGAAGTATCGGACGATAACCTTCGTTTGATCGATGGTAAATTAATTTTGAGCCCTGAAGGTGCAAAGCAATTGATGGATGAAATTCAAAACAAAATCAATTGA
- a CDS encoding helix-turn-helix transcriptional regulator: MFANNIKEIRKKMNLTQAELAEQVGIGRTALSKIENGAYYPSAKTMKKISDVLNMPIGEIFFNSDIE, translated from the coding sequence ATGTTTGCCAACAATATAAAAGAGATTAGAAAGAAGATGAATTTAACTCAAGCGGAACTGGCAGAGCAAGTAGGAATCGGTCGTACAGCTTTATCCAAAATAGAAAACGGTGCTTATTATCCAAGTGCTAAAACCATGAAAAAGATTTCGGATGTTCTTAATATGCCGATAGGAGAAATATTTTTCAACTCAGATATTGAGTGA
- a CDS encoding LuxR C-terminal-related transcriptional regulator, with amino-acid sequence MINNGSDEKIKMPIADNEIIDRRHIDLLENKKLTRLTIVRAPLGYGKSMLVSKSIAYTRDHAAWLTLDEMDNDPIRFWIYVIMSIEKSGTKINAEKLLSFVKTTPPYSMIIDMLLDELSNQSGRTILILDDYHKVANQAVHKMMNRFIDNLPHHVKVFIISRSEVPLIISKWRMKGWVYEVGIEQLKFQLDEVREFYDKRSLKSSHTIFYYQQVLRITEGWPLGIQLINLTESEEDPQWKAKDSSILSPIVTNYLLFKALFSLTPSMQDFLIRTSVLKYITPDSCNQVLNRKDSEEVLREIEKRGLFINRLKGNQLTYRYHNVFSIALQNEMHQRFSKDCITEIYGKAAHVEYEQGDYETGIELAIEGKLFDVADRWIEENLVNIFSSNQTELFMRWVIVLRKNSFELHVETLVVYAINLAIQYKMDKAESIIRELERRHEKTSWKEKDSFEDASLMFDSVKKFILFTRHGVKKEKNSYLQGRIHDCSMPADSRWRNVSMIYNHFEPQLLRTSLGNRGKLNSIKRLPTFNNILRSNMFLAHNLAEYSQGIQAEVFYEMDLLFESEQYMKKTMDYTDRHSDPGLSVPMNILQAKIYLADEQFVKAQGILNYAIESMVNTNWQCILITMKALGYIREGSFDRAEFELNKLSNLIHQQAEPCLEFWMLVKARLYMMKGNTRKALYYIDRVTQEAKEEFQMTTIIEVKILRSICMWRNNKKKLAIDILHDALELAVRLGYKRLFIDEKALHPVLMSYIKSRMNFEQPQWKTVPLVFAQSLRTDQIIRPVAIHHHSKPNLTSREEELIKALAAGLSNREIAEQLFLSEGTVRVYLSKVYKKLNVSSRTQAILQAKDWQ; translated from the coding sequence GTGATCAACAACGGCTCAGATGAAAAGATTAAAATGCCTATTGCTGATAATGAAATTATCGACAGAAGACATATAGATTTGCTTGAAAATAAGAAACTAACGCGATTGACTATTGTACGAGCACCCCTAGGATATGGAAAGTCCATGCTTGTAAGTAAATCAATTGCATATACGAGAGATCATGCAGCGTGGTTGACGCTAGACGAAATGGATAATGACCCCATTCGATTTTGGATTTACGTGATCATGTCAATTGAGAAAAGTGGGACTAAAATTAATGCAGAAAAGTTATTGTCTTTCGTCAAAACAACCCCGCCCTATTCTATGATTATTGATATGTTGTTGGATGAACTCAGTAACCAATCTGGAAGAACCATACTTATTCTGGATGATTATCATAAGGTTGCGAATCAGGCTGTTCATAAAATGATGAATCGCTTCATCGATAATTTACCACATCACGTAAAGGTTTTTATAATAAGTCGTAGTGAAGTACCCCTAATCATTTCTAAATGGAGGATGAAGGGTTGGGTGTACGAGGTTGGTATTGAACAACTTAAATTCCAATTAGATGAAGTACGTGAATTTTACGATAAGCGTTCTCTTAAATCGAGTCATACAATCTTTTATTATCAGCAAGTATTGCGAATTACAGAAGGTTGGCCTTTAGGTATTCAATTGATAAATTTAACTGAATCAGAAGAAGATCCCCAATGGAAAGCGAAAGATTCCTCCATTCTTTCGCCTATCGTGACAAATTACTTACTATTTAAAGCCTTATTCAGTCTCACTCCCTCTATGCAAGATTTTCTCATTCGTACATCGGTATTGAAATATATAACACCGGATAGTTGTAATCAGGTATTGAATCGTAAAGATAGTGAAGAAGTATTGAGAGAGATTGAGAAGAGGGGTCTGTTTATCAATCGTTTGAAGGGCAATCAACTAACGTACAGATACCATAATGTTTTTTCAATTGCTCTACAGAATGAAATGCATCAACGTTTTTCGAAAGACTGTATAACAGAAATTTACGGTAAGGCAGCTCACGTTGAGTATGAACAAGGAGATTATGAAACAGGAATCGAGCTAGCGATCGAAGGGAAATTATTTGATGTAGCCGATCGTTGGATAGAAGAGAATCTAGTAAATATCTTTTCATCAAATCAGACTGAGCTGTTCATGCGGTGGGTCATAGTGTTGCGTAAAAATTCTTTTGAACTCCATGTGGAAACGCTTGTAGTATATGCAATCAATCTAGCTATTCAGTATAAAATGGATAAAGCGGAGTCGATTATCAGAGAGCTTGAACGTAGGCATGAAAAAACGAGTTGGAAAGAGAAAGATTCATTTGAAGATGCTTCGCTGATGTTCGACAGTGTAAAAAAGTTTATATTGTTTACGCGGCATGGAGTGAAAAAGGAAAAAAACTCATATTTACAGGGAAGAATTCATGATTGCTCAATGCCTGCGGATTCCCGATGGAGAAATGTATCGATGATTTACAACCATTTTGAACCACAATTATTAAGAACCAGTTTAGGCAACAGAGGGAAGCTAAACTCCATCAAACGACTTCCTACATTTAATAATATCTTGCGAAGTAATATGTTCCTTGCACATAATCTGGCAGAATACAGTCAAGGTATACAAGCTGAAGTTTTCTATGAAATGGATCTATTATTCGAGTCTGAACAATATATGAAAAAAACTATGGATTATACTGATCGTCATAGTGATCCAGGCTTGTCTGTACCGATGAACATTTTACAAGCTAAAATTTATTTGGCTGATGAACAATTTGTCAAAGCTCAGGGCATACTGAACTATGCAATTGAATCAATGGTTAATACTAACTGGCAATGTATTTTAATTACAATGAAGGCACTAGGTTATATTCGAGAAGGATCCTTCGATCGTGCAGAGTTTGAATTAAATAAATTATCCAACTTAATACATCAGCAAGCGGAACCTTGTTTGGAATTCTGGATGCTTGTAAAAGCAAGACTGTATATGATGAAAGGTAATACGCGAAAAGCACTATATTATATTGATCGAGTCACACAAGAAGCTAAAGAAGAATTTCAAATGACAACTATTATCGAGGTGAAAATACTACGGTCAATCTGTATGTGGAGAAACAACAAGAAAAAGTTAGCAATTGATATACTTCATGACGCACTAGAATTGGCAGTTAGATTAGGTTATAAACGCTTGTTTATAGATGAAAAGGCTTTACATCCAGTGCTGATGAGTTATATAAAAAGTCGAATGAACTTTGAACAACCACAATGGAAAACCGTACCACTTGTTTTTGCCCAGTCGTTACGGACCGATCAAATTATTCGTCCTGTAGCTATTCATCACCATAGTAAACCAAATTTGACTTCCCGCGAGGAAGAGTTGATTAAAGCGCTTGCTGCAGGCTTATCCAACAGGGAAATTGCCGAACAGCTTTTTCTTTCAGAGGGAACTGTAAGAGTGTACTTGTCGAAAGTCTATAAAAAACTCAACGTCAGCTCACGGACTCAAGCAATATTACAGGCCAAGGATTGGCAGTAG
- the holB gene encoding DNA polymerase III subunit delta': MSQKLHDHALQSQKPVIDKLTMIHKRQRIGHAYIFDGSNGAGKEAVAQYFTKLLLCMNPKENVPCETCHSCKRIESGNHPNVVWIRPDGQDIKKDQMSELIMKMTKKGYEEGRKVYVMVHAERMNISAANTLLKFLEEPEGSVTAILLTDSYTSILPTIQSRCQRISLQPMNRQNSIESLVEKGVTVSMASTVTMMTANVEVAYEMAQEDSFVQRRKLVLKLVEAIEQRSPGEALLFIQTDWMPFMKEKSDCEQGLDLLLFAYRDIVAIKAGLQSTISYPDQLEVFTGHSVKNAYSSLTVKIDAVLQAKKRLHQNMNRTLLLEQLVLTMQEGLLFV; encoded by the coding sequence ATGTCACAGAAGTTGCACGACCATGCATTGCAGTCTCAGAAACCAGTTATCGATAAATTAACTATGATTCACAAAAGACAGCGTATAGGACATGCTTATATATTTGACGGTTCAAATGGTGCAGGCAAAGAAGCGGTTGCGCAATATTTTACGAAATTGCTATTATGCATGAATCCAAAAGAAAATGTTCCATGTGAAACATGTCATTCGTGCAAACGTATAGAATCGGGTAATCATCCGAACGTAGTATGGATTAGACCGGATGGACAGGATATCAAAAAGGATCAAATGTCTGAATTGATTATGAAGATGACGAAAAAAGGGTATGAAGAAGGACGGAAAGTATATGTAATGGTTCATGCGGAAAGAATGAATATTTCCGCAGCCAATACATTGCTGAAATTTCTTGAAGAACCTGAAGGAAGTGTTACAGCTATCTTGCTTACGGATTCCTATACATCCATTTTGCCGACGATTCAATCACGTTGTCAGCGTATTTCACTTCAGCCGATGAATCGCCAAAATAGTATTGAAAGTCTCGTGGAAAAAGGAGTTACAGTTTCTATGGCATCCACTGTAACGATGATGACAGCAAATGTCGAAGTGGCTTATGAGATGGCCCAAGAAGATTCCTTTGTACAGAGACGGAAATTAGTGTTAAAATTAGTAGAAGCAATCGAACAGCGATCTCCAGGAGAGGCATTGCTGTTCATTCAGACGGATTGGATGCCTTTCATGAAGGAAAAAAGTGATTGTGAACAAGGGCTTGATTTGCTTCTCTTCGCATACCGTGATATTGTGGCGATAAAAGCGGGTTTGCAGTCGACTATATCCTATCCCGATCAATTAGAAGTTTTCACGGGACACTCTGTCAAAAACGCATATAGCAGTTTAACTGTTAAAATAGATGCCGTCTTGCAGGCGAAAAAACGATTGCATCAAAATATGAATCGTACGCTTTTACTAGAACAATTGGTGCTTACTATGCAGGAGGGGTTATTGTTTGTTTAA
- a CDS encoding aminotransferase class I/II-fold pyridoxal phosphate-dependent enzyme, whose translation MMKYQDRPLVQALENFHNRKPVSFHVPGHKGGALSDLPAAVRQALVYDLTELTGLDDLHEPTGAIKEAEDKLARLYESERSFFLVNGSTVGNLAMLYATVQPGDLVIVQRNAHKSIFNALELTGANPVFLSPDWDEQTQTAGTVSLKSVNEALKQYPNVKAAVLTTPTYYGLINKDLKQIVEVCHSHSIPILIDEAHGAHFIVNDAFPKSALELGADLVVQSAHKTLPAMTMASFLHVRSKFVKGERVAHFLQMLQSSSPSYLLMASLDDARYYAETYSEDHYKSFQIYRNNLIQGLCNIECVEVVETDDKLKLLIRATGHTGYALQEALEQQGIYSELADVYQVLFVLPLVKTGDEERCADIIGKFKRAMDCVTVKKATSIRVNNFLSISSSSSVVYTATQLHMMDTEWIHIQLATGKVAADAIIPYPPGIPLLCAGERISQEHTEQIQDLLMAGCRFQGAINMETKKVKVVLE comes from the coding sequence ATGATGAAGTATCAAGATCGTCCACTTGTGCAGGCATTGGAGAATTTCCATAATAGGAAACCCGTTTCATTCCATGTACCCGGACATAAAGGTGGCGCATTATCTGATTTGCCGGCAGCTGTACGCCAAGCACTTGTCTATGACCTGACGGAACTGACAGGACTTGATGACTTACATGAACCGACAGGAGCGATTAAAGAAGCAGAAGACAAGTTGGCGCGTCTTTATGAAAGTGAACGGAGTTTCTTTCTGGTGAATGGTTCGACTGTAGGGAACCTGGCTATGCTGTATGCGACAGTTCAGCCGGGAGACTTGGTAATTGTGCAACGTAATGCACATAAATCGATATTCAATGCGCTGGAACTGACAGGTGCGAATCCAGTGTTTCTATCTCCGGATTGGGATGAACAGACGCAGACGGCTGGAACGGTATCATTGAAGTCTGTAAATGAAGCACTCAAGCAGTATCCGAATGTGAAAGCGGCTGTTCTCACCACACCTACTTATTACGGATTAATAAATAAAGATTTAAAACAGATTGTAGAAGTATGTCATAGCCACAGTATACCGATTCTCATTGATGAAGCGCATGGTGCACATTTTATAGTAAATGATGCATTTCCCAAGAGTGCACTTGAACTCGGAGCAGATCTGGTCGTTCAGTCTGCGCATAAAACTTTACCCGCCATGACGATGGCTTCTTTTTTACATGTTCGATCGAAATTTGTGAAGGGGGAAAGAGTAGCACATTTTCTCCAGATGCTACAGTCGAGCAGTCCATCCTATTTATTGATGGCCTCTTTGGATGATGCAAGGTATTATGCAGAGACGTATAGTGAAGATCACTATAAAAGCTTTCAAATATACCGAAATAATTTAATTCAAGGTCTGTGTAATATAGAGTGCGTCGAAGTGGTGGAGACTGACGATAAACTAAAGTTGCTGATCCGTGCTACAGGTCATACGGGATACGCCTTGCAGGAAGCATTGGAGCAGCAGGGAATTTATTCAGAATTGGCGGATGTGTATCAAGTGTTATTTGTATTGCCCTTGGTGAAGACGGGGGATGAAGAACGATGCGCTGACATAATTGGAAAATTTAAGCGAGCGATGGACTGTGTAACGGTGAAAAAAGCTACTTCAATACGGGTCAACAACTTTTTATCGATCAGTTCTTCGTCATCGGTAGTATATACAGCAACTCAGCTTCATATGATGGATACGGAGTGGATACATATCCAGTTAGCAACGGGAAAAGTAGCAGCAGACGCGATTATTCCATATCCACCGGGTATACCTCTTTTATGTGCTGGAGAACGTATTAGCCAAGAGCACACCGAACAAATACAAGATCTTTTAATGGCTGGCTGTAGATTTCAAGGAGCAATCAATATGGAGACGAAAAAAGTAAAAGTAGTTCTGGAATAG
- a CDS encoding YaaR family protein — MKVNGEYRTGMDKLSPDPLRHAQSNAKFGQMVEKQGSRLQGEQIARLFGDISSAGDRLARSRNLRDMAKYKMLIKRFLKEAVDSGIELTQSHTWNQFGEGRRLNLVQTIDEKLMALTEALLDEEESSIDLLAKIGEIKGLLINLYT, encoded by the coding sequence ATGAAAGTCAATGGTGAATACCGTACAGGGATGGATAAGTTATCGCCTGATCCACTTCGGCATGCACAAAGTAATGCCAAGTTTGGACAAATGGTAGAAAAACAAGGATCGCGTCTGCAAGGAGAACAGATCGCACGGTTATTTGGGGATATCTCAAGTGCTGGAGATCGTCTCGCGAGGTCTCGAAATTTACGTGACATGGCAAAATATAAGATGTTGATCAAACGCTTTTTGAAAGAAGCAGTAGATTCAGGTATTGAGTTAACACAATCTCATACATGGAACCAATTTGGTGAAGGTCGCCGGTTGAATCTTGTCCAAACAATAGATGAAAAACTAATGGCGTTGACGGAAGCGCTGTTGGATGAAGAAGAATCATCCATTGATTTACTTGCCAAAATAGGTGAAATCAAAGGTCTTCTGATCAATTTATATACGTGA